The following are from one region of the Candidatus Shapirobacteria bacterium genome:
- a CDS encoding pyruvate kinase encodes MVNKTKIIATIGPASADQDGIDKLILAGANLFRFNLKHNTTEWHQKTINLVLERSRQIGKIVGIIVDIPKPEMATIIYNADFIALSYIRDAYEVEELRKILDEKGIGVKIIAKIENGDAIKNLSDIAEISDAIMIARGDLGVEVPIEQLAFWQKTIINWCRTKNKPVIVATQMLQSMVNNPTPTRAEATDVANAIFDGTDAIMLSEESAIGKYPVQSVEQMMKICMFCEGRMEMKKVVKLSKSPTEILIAAASMIVEKSEELPIRAVVVFSQSGNTVRELSSNRLKTPIVAITDNQEILQLLSLSFGVLPYYKKFENTEFRIEDPVFDELVGKGILTKGEAILVIHGNNWLSAGSTSDISLKTL; translated from the coding sequence ATGGTAAATAAAACTAAAATTATCGCGACTATCGGACCGGCATCCGCAGACCAAGACGGTATTGATAAATTAATTTTGGCCGGGGCCAACCTTTTTAGATTTAATTTGAAACACAATACAACGGAATGGCATCAGAAAACTATTAATCTGGTATTGGAAAGATCCAGGCAAATTGGGAAAATTGTCGGGATAATTGTTGACATTCCAAAGCCCGAAATGGCGACTATTATCTACAACGCTGATTTTATTGCATTGTCATATATCAGGGACGCATATGAAGTTGAAGAGTTAAGAAAAATTCTTGATGAAAAAGGTATCGGGGTAAAAATTATTGCCAAAATCGAAAACGGTGATGCGATTAAGAATCTATCGGACATTGCTGAAATAAGTGATGCAATAATGATTGCCCGGGGAGACCTTGGAGTTGAGGTACCGATTGAACAATTGGCTTTTTGGCAAAAAACAATTATTAACTGGTGTCGGACCAAGAATAAGCCGGTTATTGTGGCAACTCAAATGTTGCAGTCGATGGTTAACAATCCTACTCCAACAAGAGCCGAGGCAACCGATGTAGCCAATGCAATTTTTGACGGTACTGATGCAATAATGTTGTCGGAGGAATCGGCGATTGGAAAATACCCCGTACAATCAGTGGAACAGATGATGAAAATTTGTATGTTTTGCGAGGGTAGAATGGAAATGAAAAAAGTAGTTAAATTATCAAAAAGTCCGACCGAAATACTGATTGCTGCGGCCTCGATGATCGTAGAGAAATCCGAAGAATTACCAATAAGGGCGGTAGTAGTTTTTAGCCAGTCAGGAAACACCGTAAGAGAATTGTCGAGCAATAGGTTGAAAACTCCAATAGTGGCAATTACGGATAATCAGGAGATTCTCCAGCTGTTGAGTTTGTCTTTTGGGGTTCTCCCCTATTACAAAAAATTTGAAAATACTGAGTTTAGAATTGAGGATCCGGTGTTTGACGAGTTGGTTGGTAAAGGGATCTTAACAAAGGGCGAGGCGATATTAGTTATCCACGGGAATAACTGGTTGAGCGCCGGATCGACTTCAGATATTAGTCTTAAAACTCTTTAG